A single region of the Candidatus Dormiibacterota bacterium genome encodes:
- a CDS encoding MopE-related protein — protein sequence MRRRFAPPALLSLVVALAPSVKAVARDLTFEDRVKAQEAIERVYYSHQIGATKPFEKAVPVSILEQKVRTYLKKRVALERFWHTPVTAEMLRRETERIARQTRMPERLRELYAALGSDPFLIQECLTGPRLIDRLTRSFFAYDRNIHDEQRQAIEALREQLVKGTINPWSSHPSRRVTRLLRGGFERRREPEASIEAAHHQERELPEGLVEPEEFDRLRARLPEQIGEIGPIEEDRDSLSVRVILSKSESEMDVVTYSLAKLEWGVWWHSVEASLDEPPLEQVTVAEDDLSLPVPSMTCPADDTWDNQSLGIIPRDSQTAVWTGSLMLVWGGHSQSSIGNRYDPATDTWTDISTTNAPSDRSNHTAVWTGSLMVVWGGQGGRFLNTGGRYDPTTDTWSPTSTNNAPLSRTKHSAVWTGTRMVVWGGLTDLSPASPWLNTGGQYDPTTDTWMATSTVNAISPREQAGAVWTGSVMVVWGGYDGRSSLNTGGRYDPAADIWTPMSTIETPAPRVGNPVVWTGRVVIVWGGVTQTTMNAAGRYDPSTDTWTPLSSINAPSPRFGQTLVWTGNEMVVWGGLSATASELLDTGGRYDPATDVWSATSTINAPAPRWKHSAVWTGSVMVVWGGSASGSLNTGGRYEPATDSWTPTSGTGAPTGRWNHTSVWTGNEMIVWGGEDRFGGGMNTGGRYDPATDTWTPTATTEAPSARYFHTAVWTGNEMIVWGGLGSPGGILSSGGRYNPSTDAWNATSQINAPLPRSGHTVVWAGKEMIVWGGANNFSVFSTGGRYDPGTDSWAPTTMNGVPAARAGHTAVWTGSVMVVWGGRDGSSHLRSGGRYDPTTDTWTPTSTSGAPTPRVGHTAIWTRNAMVVWGGYNMSLGALNTGGRYDPATDAWSSTSTLGASAARQGHTAIWTGRLMVVWGGSIGYGPYDAGGRYDPVADTWALISRTNAPLDGPGATAIWTGSYMVVWGGNIGGPPTNTGGRYAVSLDGDGDGFSVCQGDCDDNNPAVHPGAAESCDGTDNNCDGLIDEGFDVGAACSADLDECHQVIGKRQCRSDGTGTQCDGETVLRDTTAPIIACPPGIALECPATSGGIGSPLVTDACDTKPQVVSDAPATLPLGARVVIWQATDSSGNHSSCQQRVEIVDTIPPQLTLALSSTLLWPPNHRIVPVQALWQVRDACDPLAGVTLFSATSSEPDDASGIGDGNTTGDIQDASIGTPDASVLLRAERSGDGPGRVYTLTYAARDASGNTASALGIVTVPHDEGTGPEPVMLSLEGDGTPGMAHLYWNAVSGAEMYDVIQGDVSQISVSNGEIRLGPVHVLAVGRTEASYSEGPIGATPITGKAFFYLVQYREGQNASGWGTESSPWPAEPSSCDIRCPGEPIRSAVASMEHPRK from the coding sequence ATGCGCCGTCGTTTCGCTCCACCTGCATTGCTCTCGCTGGTTGTCGCACTTGCTCCCTCGGTCAAAGCAGTTGCGCGCGATCTGACCTTCGAGGATCGGGTCAAGGCGCAAGAAGCCATTGAACGTGTCTACTACTCCCACCAGATTGGCGCGACGAAGCCGTTCGAAAAGGCCGTCCCCGTTTCAATTCTCGAACAAAAAGTGAGAACCTACCTCAAGAAAAGGGTGGCGCTTGAGAGGTTCTGGCATACGCCGGTGACGGCCGAAATGCTCCGAAGGGAGACGGAGCGCATCGCCCGGCAAACCCGGATGCCCGAAAGACTCCGTGAACTGTATGCAGCACTTGGGAGCGATCCTTTCCTCATCCAAGAATGCTTGACTGGTCCGAGGCTCATCGACCGCTTGACCAGAAGCTTTTTCGCGTACGACAGGAATATTCACGACGAGCAGCGCCAGGCGATTGAAGCGCTCCGTGAGCAGCTCGTGAAAGGCACAATCAATCCGTGGTCGAGCCACCCATCCAGAAGGGTGACGCGTCTTCTGCGCGGCGGTTTTGAGCGGCGAAGAGAGCCCGAAGCGTCAATAGAAGCAGCTCATCATCAAGAACGCGAATTGCCCGAGGGCTTGGTCGAGCCTGAGGAATTCGATCGACTTCGTGCGCGGTTGCCGGAACAGATCGGCGAGATTGGGCCAATCGAAGAAGACAGAGATAGCCTCAGCGTCCGTGTCATCTTGTCCAAGAGCGAAAGTGAGATGGATGTTGTTACGTACTCTCTGGCAAAGTTGGAGTGGGGCGTGTGGTGGCATTCTGTCGAGGCGTCGCTGGATGAGCCGCCTCTCGAGCAAGTCACTGTTGCCGAGGATGACCTTTCGCTCCCTGTCCCCAGCATGACGTGCCCAGCGGACGACACGTGGGACAATCAGTCGCTCGGTATTATTCCGCGCGACAGCCAGACCGCAGTATGGACTGGAAGTCTCATGCTCGTGTGGGGCGGACACTCGCAATCGAGCATCGGCAACCGCTACGATCCCGCCACGGATACCTGGACAGACATCTCGACGACCAACGCGCCATCGGATCGCTCCAACCACACTGCTGTCTGGACAGGAAGCCTCATGGTCGTGTGGGGTGGCCAGGGAGGCCGCTTTCTCAATACCGGTGGACGGTACGATCCGACCACGGACACTTGGTCCCCGACCTCTACGAACAATGCCCCATTGTCTCGGACCAAACATTCTGCTGTGTGGACCGGCACGCGGATGGTGGTGTGGGGCGGGCTTACGGATTTATCGCCTGCTTCACCGTGGCTGAATACGGGTGGACAATATGACCCGACGACCGATACCTGGATGGCCACTTCGACGGTCAACGCAATTTCGCCTCGCGAACAGGCGGGTGCCGTCTGGACTGGCAGCGTCATGGTCGTGTGGGGCGGCTATGACGGCCGCTCATCTCTCAACACTGGCGGTCGATACGATCCTGCCGCAGACATTTGGACTCCCATGTCGACGATCGAAACGCCAGCGCCACGTGTGGGAAACCCTGTCGTCTGGACTGGCAGAGTCGTGATTGTTTGGGGCGGCGTCACCCAGACGACCATGAATGCCGCCGGTCGCTACGATCCGTCGACTGATACGTGGACACCCCTGTCGTCGATCAACGCACCGTCACCACGCTTCGGTCAGACACTCGTCTGGACTGGGAACGAGATGGTCGTGTGGGGTGGGTTGTCCGCCACGGCGAGTGAGTTGCTCGATACCGGTGGCCGCTATGACCCGGCGACCGACGTCTGGAGTGCTACGTCGACGATAAACGCTCCCGCGCCTCGCTGGAAGCACTCCGCGGTTTGGACGGGAAGTGTGATGGTCGTGTGGGGCGGATCGGCGTCTGGTTCGCTCAACACCGGCGGGAGGTACGAGCCCGCCACCGACAGCTGGACTCCAACGTCGGGGACCGGGGCCCCGACGGGACGTTGGAACCACACGAGTGTTTGGACGGGAAACGAAATGATCGTGTGGGGAGGTGAAGACCGATTTGGCGGTGGCATGAATACCGGCGGCCGTTACGATCCCGCCACCGACACCTGGACCCCAACTGCGACCACCGAGGCGCCTTCTGCACGCTATTTCCACACGGCCGTTTGGACGGGAAACGAAATGATCGTGTGGGGAGGGCTAGGAAGTCCCGGCGGCATTCTGAGCTCCGGCGGTCGATACAACCCTTCAACGGACGCCTGGAATGCTACGTCCCAGATAAACGCCCCCTTGCCCCGTTCAGGTCATACGGTCGTATGGGCTGGGAAAGAGATGATCGTGTGGGGTGGAGCGAACAATTTCTCCGTGTTTAGCACTGGCGGTCGATATGACCCGGGGACGGATTCCTGGGCTCCTACCACCATGAACGGTGTCCCCGCCGCTCGTGCGGGCCATACAGCCGTCTGGACCGGAAGCGTCATGGTGGTTTGGGGTGGTCGGGACGGGTCTTCACATCTGAGAAGTGGTGGCCGGTATGACCCCACGACTGACACCTGGACCCCCACTTCGACGAGCGGCGCCCCCACGCCTCGGGTGGGGCATACCGCCATTTGGACGAGGAACGCCATGGTCGTCTGGGGTGGCTACAACATGTCGCTTGGCGCACTGAACACTGGAGGCCGCTACGACCCCGCAACCGACGCTTGGTCCTCCACGTCGACCCTTGGCGCTTCCGCGGCTCGGCAGGGTCACACGGCAATCTGGACAGGCAGGCTCATGGTCGTATGGGGAGGCAGCATAGGCTACGGCCCGTATGACGCCGGTGGCCGGTACGATCCGGTCGCGGACACCTGGGCTCTCATCTCCCGGACGAATGCTCCCTTGGATGGACCTGGGGCCACTGCGATCTGGACGGGAAGCTACATGGTAGTGTGGGGTGGCAATATCGGCGGGCCGCCTACCAATACGGGAGGCCGGTACGCTGTCTCCTTGGATGGTGACGGAGACGGGTTCAGTGTGTGTCAGGGGGACTGCGATGACAACAATCCAGCTGTCCATCCTGGTGCTGCGGAATCATGCGATGGAACCGACAACAACTGCGATGGCCTAATCGACGAAGGCTTTGACGTGGGGGCAGCGTGCAGCGCTGACCTCGACGAGTGTCATCAGGTGATCGGCAAGCGGCAGTGCCGCTCCGACGGGACAGGAACCCAATGCGACGGTGAAACCGTTCTCCGCGATACGACTGCTCCGATAATCGCTTGTCCCCCGGGCATCGCCCTGGAATGTCCAGCGACCTCGGGGGGCATTGGGTCCCCGCTTGTCACCGATGCTTGCGACACCAAGCCGCAAGTCGTGAGCGATGCTCCTGCCACGCTTCCACTCGGCGCGAGAGTGGTCATCTGGCAAGCCACGGACTCGAGCGGCAACCATTCGAGTTGCCAGCAGAGGGTAGAGATCGTCGACACGATACCGCCGCAACTAACATTGGCCTTGAGTTCTACACTGCTTTGGCCACCCAACCACCGCATCGTACCAGTGCAGGCGTTGTGGCAGGTGAGGGATGCCTGTGATCCACTGGCGGGTGTCACTTTGTTCTCTGCAACCAGCAGCGAGCCCGACGACGCGTCAGGGATCGGGGACGGGAACACGACGGGGGATATCCAAGACGCCTCCATCGGCACACCAGACGCCTCCGTGCTGCTGCGAGCGGAGCGTTCGGGGGATGGACCAGGGCGGGTGTACACGCTGACCTACGCAGCGCGTGATGCGTCGGGGAATACGGCATCAGCTCTGGGGATCGTGACTGTGCCGCATGACGAGGGGACCGGCCCCGAGCCTGTGATGCTGAGCCTGGAGGGCGACGGTACTCCGGGCATGGCGCACCTGTACTGGAACGCGGTCAGCGGTGCCGAGATGTACGACGTGATCCAGGGTGACGTGAGTCAAATCAGTGTGTCGAATGGAGAGATTAGGCTTGGACCCGTGCACGTTTTGGCAGTGGGGCGGACCGAGGCCAGTTACTCCGAAGGCCCGATCGGAGCGACCCCAATTACGGGGAAAGCGTTCTTCTACCTCGTGCAGTATCGTGAAGGGCAGAACGCGAGCGGCTGGGGGACGGAATCGAGCCCGTGGCCGGCAGAGCCTTCCTCCTGCGACATTCGCTGTCCCGGGGAACCGATCAGATCAGCCGTCGCTTCGATGGAACATCCCCGGAAATAA